The genomic interval GGCTGACGCACTGGAGCGCGCACCACATCGACGCCAGTTCGGCGAGCGGCACGGAATCCAGAAACGCCTCGGTCTCGTCGGGCGTGTTCAGCTCCGGCTTGCCCGCAAGGGCGTCCAGCAGTTTTGCGTCTTGGGGCGACACCATGTCTCACTCCGGGCATGCGCGAGCAGCGATCGTGACCGCCGCAAGTTCGCATTAGTGCGGGAATGGAACAGGTGGGTTCAACGAGGGCTAATCCCCGTCGCTCTCGTCGCCGCCGAACAAGCCGAACTGCGCGGGATCGCGCGTCGGCTCGTTGATGCCGAGATGCTTGAAGGCGTGCGACGTCAAGAGACGGCCGCGCGGGGTGCGCTGGAGATAGCCGCACTGGATCAGATAGGGCTCGATGATGTCCTCGATCGCGTCGCGCGGCTCGGACAGCGCGGCCGCCATCGTCTCCACACCGACGGGACCGCCGCCATAGTTGAGCGCGATCGTCGTGAGGTAGCGCCGGTCCATGGCATCCAAGCCTGCGGCGTCGACCTCGAGCGCGCTGAGCGCATGATCGGCGATCTTGCGGTCGATCTGGTCGGCATTCGCGGCCGAGGCAAAGTCGCGCACCCGCCGCAGCAGGCGGCCGGCGATGCGCGGCGTGCCGCGGGCGCGGCGCGCGATCTCGTTGGCGCCATCGGCGGTCATGCCGACATTGAGCACGCGCGCGCCGCGGGTGACGATCTTCTCCAGTTCCTCGATGGTGTAGAAATTCAGCCTGATAGGGATGCCAAAGCGGTCGCGCAGCGGATTGGTGAGAAGGCCCGCGCGCGTGGTGGCGCCGACGAGCGTGAATTTCGACAGCTCGATCTTCACCGAGCGCGCCGCGGGGCCCTCGCCGATGATGAGATCGAGCTGAAAATCCTCCATCGCGGGATAGAGCACCTCTTCGACCGCGGGGCTCAGGCGATGGATCTCGTCAATGAACAGCACGTCGCGCTCTTCGAGGTTCGTCAGCAGCGCGGCGAGATCGCCGGCCTTGGCGATCACGGGGCCTGATGTCGCGCGAAAGCCGACGCCGAGCTCTTTTGCCACGATCTGCGCCAGCGTGGTCTTGCCGAGACCGGGGGGGCCTACGAACAGCACGTGGTCCAGCGCCTCGCCGCGCTTGCGCGCGGCCTCGATGAACACGGAGAGATTCTTGCGCGCCTGCTGCTGGCCGACGAAATCGGTCAGCGTCTGCGGACGCATCGCGGTGTCGCCGACGTCGTCGCTGCGGCGCTCGGGCGAGACCATGCGGGAGGGCGTGTTCATTCGCTTCCCCGCCTGTACTTGTTCGGCAGCAACTCACTGATGAGTGCGACCTTCGGCTCGCGGCCATTGTCGGGGACGATGACCCGCGCCTTGGCGTCATAGTCGTGGATCAGTTCGCGGCAGATGCCGCAGGGTGAGACCACCGCGATCTTGCCGGGTTCGCCGGGCTTGGGGTGGCGCACCGCGACGATGGTCTCGATGCCGTGGTCGCCGGTCTCCGTGATGGCGCGGC from Bradyrhizobium arachidis carries:
- the ruvB gene encoding Holliday junction branch migration DNA helicase RuvB, with amino-acid sequence MNTPSRMVSPERRSDDVGDTAMRPQTLTDFVGQQQARKNLSVFIEAARKRGEALDHVLFVGPPGLGKTTLAQIVAKELGVGFRATSGPVIAKAGDLAALLTNLEERDVLFIDEIHRLSPAVEEVLYPAMEDFQLDLIIGEGPAARSVKIELSKFTLVGATTRAGLLTNPLRDRFGIPIRLNFYTIEELEKIVTRGARVLNVGMTADGANEIARRARGTPRIAGRLLRRVRDFASAANADQIDRKIADHALSALEVDAAGLDAMDRRYLTTIALNYGGGPVGVETMAAALSEPRDAIEDIIEPYLIQCGYLQRTPRGRLLTSHAFKHLGINEPTRDPAQFGLFGGDESDGD
- a CDS encoding cytidine deaminase; protein product: MLSNEDNELIAAATEAISQRYRNDWQEVGAAMRTRDGRIVTGVNIDAYIGRIAVCAEAIAIGRAITETGDHGIETIVAVRHPKPGEPGKIAVVSPCGICRELIHDYDAKARVIVPDNGREPKVALISELLPNKYRRGSE